A single window of Gossypium arboreum isolate Shixiya-1 chromosome 13, ASM2569848v2, whole genome shotgun sequence DNA harbors:
- the LOC108462998 gene encoding protein NDR1-like yields MDTYFKPQMFHSNSVLAFPSQRLEPHSWSYLKPHAKGYRKKATKPGQGTANTTVALRAVSENGTGVFRVDMATAVKFKTLYGYSKRHKIRIGADVVVNASGVKVDRKGIRLRSMAPKMGNSCVVLLGALFNFLLFALLDFW; encoded by the exons ATGGATACATACTTCAAACCCCAAATGTTCCATTCAAACTCTGTCCTTGCCTTCCCTTCGCAGCGCCTCGAACCTCACAGCTGGTCCTACCTTAAGCCTCACGCTAAG GGTTACAGAAAGAAGGCTACAAAGCCTGGTCAAGGCACCGCTAACACCACGGTGGCTTTACGAGCGGTGTCGGAGAACGGAACAGGAGTTTTCCGGGTTGATATGGCGACGGCGGTGAAGTTTAAGACCTTGTATGGTTATTCGAAGAGGCATAAGATTAGGATTGGAGCAGATGTGGTGGTCAACGCTAGTGGTGTTAAGGTCGATCGTAAAGGGATCAGGCTTAGATCTATGGCACCCAAGATGGGAAATTCTTGTGTGGTGCTGCTTGGAGCTTTGTTCAATTTC